One genomic region from Streptomyces sp. NBC_00582 encodes:
- a CDS encoding helix-turn-helix domain-containing protein: MDFPRTLRERRTSRHVSQLDLALRAGTTQRHLSFIESGRSVPGRNMVVRLAESLELPLRECNELLLSAGYAPAYPESSLEDPVLAPVRTAIDHILRGHLPYPALVADRGGDLIAANTAFDLITEGAAAELVGPGTNIYRLALHPDGLAPRILNLAEWARHILVRLGHLEELRAELTGYVPELEPSAGQLGFAVPLRLRSSYGELHLMTTVTTFATAVDVTLAELKLEAFLPADPATAEALSAAAGATACAAPGQEPGNM; encoded by the coding sequence GTGGACTTTCCTCGTACGCTTCGTGAACGTCGCACTAGCCGTCATGTCAGCCAGCTCGACCTGGCACTGCGAGCGGGCACCACCCAGCGCCACCTCAGCTTCATTGAATCTGGCAGGTCCGTCCCAGGCCGGAACATGGTCGTGCGCCTGGCCGAGTCGCTGGAGCTGCCCCTGCGGGAGTGCAACGAGCTGCTGCTGTCTGCCGGGTATGCGCCCGCCTACCCGGAGAGCTCATTGGAAGATCCGGTGCTGGCCCCCGTGCGCACGGCGATCGATCACATCCTCCGCGGGCATCTGCCGTATCCGGCGCTGGTTGCGGACCGGGGCGGTGACCTGATCGCCGCGAACACCGCATTCGACTTGATCACCGAGGGCGCGGCTGCCGAGCTGGTGGGTCCGGGCACGAATATTTACCGCCTGGCGCTGCATCCCGACGGACTGGCTCCCCGTATCCTCAACCTCGCCGAGTGGGCGCGCCACATCTTGGTGCGCCTTGGCCATCTGGAGGAGTTGCGCGCCGAACTCACCGGCTACGTGCCCGAGCTGGAGCCGTCCGCCGGGCAACTCGGTTTCGCGGTGCCGCTCCGCCTGCGGTCCTCGTACGGTGAGCTGCACCTGATGACGACTGTGACGACCTTCGCCACCGCCGTCGACGTGACGCTTGCCGAGCTGAAGCTGGAGGCGTTCCTGCCGGCCGACCCGGCGACGGCCGAGGCGCTCTCAGCAGCCGCCGGGGCAACGGCTTGCGCCGCCCCCGGTCAGGAGCCCGGGAACATGTAA
- a CDS encoding LLM class flavin-dependent oxidoreductase, translating into MDIGVLLPTGTAQWGPADDARELIAFGRYAERLGLSSLFVNDSLISPRVEALTMLAALAPVTETVTLGTAALMPFLRRPIQAAQALASIDLLSGGRLTVAVGAGFPGRFGRPLYTLSELPWERRFARLDETVALWRALWGGAGTFHGEILRFDDIPPTTRPSRAGGPPIWLGGATPTALARTGRLYDGWLPYPPDPADYASGLRDVHRAAADAGRATEDIAPALFVSVRIDDDIESGRRALDDYARATYGMPLEELEKIQAVVTGSADQVLEHLGRYVAAGARHIVARLGARDLHSQRNQLERIADLIPAVQGAADHASTSESS; encoded by the coding sequence ATGGACATCGGTGTACTGCTTCCGACCGGAACCGCCCAGTGGGGCCCTGCCGACGACGCCCGCGAGTTGATCGCGTTCGGCCGGTATGCCGAACGCTTGGGCCTTTCCTCGCTCTTCGTCAACGATTCCCTGATCAGCCCGCGCGTCGAGGCGCTCACGATGCTGGCCGCACTCGCCCCGGTGACCGAGACCGTGACGCTGGGCACAGCCGCACTGATGCCGTTCCTACGTCGGCCGATCCAGGCAGCGCAGGCACTTGCGTCGATCGACCTGCTGTCCGGTGGCCGACTCACCGTGGCTGTCGGCGCCGGCTTCCCCGGCCGATTCGGGCGGCCCCTCTACACGCTGTCCGAGCTGCCGTGGGAGAGGCGCTTCGCCCGCCTGGACGAGACTGTCGCGCTGTGGCGGGCCCTGTGGGGCGGCGCCGGCACCTTCCACGGCGAGATCCTCCGGTTCGACGACATCCCGCCCACGACCAGGCCGTCCCGTGCCGGCGGCCCACCCATCTGGCTCGGCGGCGCGACACCCACAGCTCTGGCCCGCACCGGCCGACTGTACGACGGATGGCTGCCCTACCCGCCTGACCCCGCCGACTACGCGTCCGGCCTCCGCGACGTCCACAGAGCGGCGGCCGACGCCGGACGTGCGACCGAGGACATCGCCCCCGCCCTGTTCGTCTCGGTACGGATCGACGACGACATCGAGAGCGGCCGCCGGGCACTGGACGACTACGCGCGGGCCACCTACGGAATGCCACTGGAGGAGCTGGAAAAGATCCAGGCAGTTGTCACCGGCTCCGCAGACCAGGTGCTTGAGCATCTAGGACGGTACGTCGCCGCCGGTGCTCGGCACATCGTCGCCCGCCTCGGTGCCCGGGACCTGCACTCCCAGCGCAACCAGCTCGAACGTATCGCAGACCTGATTCCTGCTGTCCAGGGGGCGGCTGATCACGCCTCCACCTCGGAAAGCTCCTGA
- a CDS encoding RNA ligase family protein: MEERRGRGRPRKNPEQLARWTPPEGWSRLVAWISPEEKKALKRVAVEAEVSVADLVRALAGGLASGAITHEELVGHVRKGMQVMEKIPTLFERDGDFRVVDRPRVECAWVFDGEGAPTEKLDGTNVRLTVRAGRLVRVEKRRNPSALQKKQGIEDGWYVDTAEGAAEDKWILAAARNTDVTSWPDGEHSCEALGPRIQGNPLRLDDHRCVPFNLEAPVYQGVPRDYAGLREFLAELESHFSPGTLAEGIVFHHPDGRRAKIKRKDFPVSA; this comes from the coding sequence ATGGAGGAGCGCAGAGGACGCGGTCGGCCTCGGAAGAATCCGGAGCAGCTCGCGCGATGGACACCGCCCGAAGGCTGGTCCCGGCTGGTCGCCTGGATCTCGCCCGAGGAGAAGAAGGCGCTGAAGCGGGTTGCCGTCGAGGCCGAGGTCTCGGTCGCGGACCTGGTCCGCGCGTTGGCGGGCGGCCTGGCCTCCGGGGCCATCACCCACGAGGAACTGGTCGGTCACGTCAGAAAGGGCATGCAGGTCATGGAGAAGATCCCCACGCTGTTCGAGCGGGACGGCGACTTCCGGGTCGTCGACCGGCCGCGGGTGGAATGTGCATGGGTGTTCGACGGCGAGGGGGCCCCGACGGAGAAGCTCGACGGCACCAACGTCCGCCTCACCGTCCGGGCCGGCCGGCTGGTACGGGTGGAGAAGCGGCGCAACCCGAGCGCGCTGCAGAAGAAACAGGGGATCGAGGACGGCTGGTACGTCGACACCGCCGAGGGTGCCGCGGAGGACAAATGGATTCTCGCCGCAGCCCGCAACACCGACGTCACGTCGTGGCCGGACGGCGAGCACTCCTGTGAAGCGCTCGGCCCCCGCATCCAGGGCAACCCCCTGCGGCTGGACGACCACCGTTGCGTGCCGTTCAACCTGGAGGCACCGGTCTACCAGGGCGTACCGCGCGACTACGCCGGCCTTCGCGAGTTCCTCGCCGAACTGGAGAGCCACTTCTCCCCCGGCACCCTGGCCGAGGGCATCGTCTTCCACCACCCGGACGGTCGCCGCGCCAAGATCAAGCGCAAGGACTTCCCTGTCTCCGCCTGA
- a CDS encoding MBL fold metallo-hydrolase — protein sequence MSTLDFKVLDLDFPAGSKNKTATLVTGETDALLVDAGFTRADGHRLAAEILDSGKKLTTVLISHGDPDFYFGAEVIADAFPDAVFVATPIVIEHIAHSYEGKLKAWAALGPNLPTRLVDLTPLTGDLTLEGHRFELRGGPAGLPDRHYLWQAEHRALLGGVLLFQQEHVWVADTPTPGDRAAWIDLLDEMAALDPELVVPGHRLPGTAADASAITATRDYLIAFEEELGKAADGAALTEALVARYPGHGMLIAAQIGAKVAKGEMKWG from the coding sequence ATGAGCACGCTCGACTTCAAGGTCCTCGATCTGGACTTCCCGGCCGGCAGCAAGAACAAGACCGCCACCCTCGTCACCGGTGAGACGGACGCCCTGCTGGTCGACGCCGGCTTCACCCGCGCCGACGGCCACCGCCTCGCCGCCGAGATCCTCGACTCCGGCAAGAAGCTGACCACCGTCCTCATCAGCCACGGCGACCCCGACTTCTACTTCGGCGCCGAGGTGATCGCCGACGCCTTCCCCGACGCCGTCTTCGTCGCCACCCCCATCGTCATCGAGCACATCGCCCACTCCTACGAGGGCAAGCTCAAGGCGTGGGCGGCCCTCGGCCCCAACCTCCCCACCCGCCTGGTCGACCTCACCCCGCTCACCGGCGACCTCACCCTCGAAGGCCACCGCTTCGAGCTCAGGGGCGGCCCCGCCGGCCTGCCCGACCGCCACTACCTCTGGCAGGCCGAGCACCGCGCCCTGCTCGGCGGTGTCCTGCTCTTCCAGCAGGAGCACGTCTGGGTCGCCGACACCCCCACCCCCGGCGACCGCGCCGCCTGGATCGACCTGCTCGACGAGATGGCCGCCCTCGACCCGGAACTGGTCGTCCCCGGCCACCGTCTGCCCGGCACCGCGGCCGACGCCTCCGCCATCACCGCCACCCGTGACTACCTGATCGCCTTCGAGGAGGAGCTCGGCAAGGCGGCCGACGGCGCCGCGCTCACCGAGGCCCTGGTGGCCCGCTACCCCGGCCACGGCATGCTGATCGCCGCGCAGATCGGCGCGAAGGTCGCCAAGGGCGAGATGAAGTGGGGCTGA
- a CDS encoding nuclear transport factor 2 family protein, with protein sequence MNDFAASTAPADVVRRQYLASAAGDLDALRATLAPDVEWTEMAGFPLAGTYRTPEGVTSNVMEQLGKDWEGWAAHDDTYVVDGENVVVLARYTATNKATGKPIDVRVAHHFIVRGGLIVRFEQFVDTALVRDAMTG encoded by the coding sequence ATGAACGACTTCGCCGCCTCCACCGCCCCCGCCGACGTCGTACGCCGCCAGTACCTGGCCTCGGCGGCCGGTGACCTGGACGCCCTGCGCGCCACCCTCGCCCCGGACGTCGAGTGGACCGAGATGGCCGGCTTCCCCCTCGCCGGCACCTACCGCACCCCCGAGGGCGTGACCTCAAACGTCATGGAACAGCTCGGCAAGGACTGGGAGGGCTGGGCCGCCCACGACGACACCTACGTCGTCGACGGCGAGAACGTCGTCGTCCTCGCCCGCTACACCGCGACCAACAAGGCCACCGGCAAACCCATCGACGTCCGCGTCGCCCACCACTTCATCGTCCGTGGGGGTCTGATCGTGCGCTTCGAGCAGTTCGTGGACACGGCCCTGGTCCGCGACGCCATGACCGGCTGA
- a CDS encoding nuclear transport factor 2 family protein, with translation MSAADNKALVLAFYEQAFNDYQPEQAAAAHLGESYTQHNPEAQDGPDAFVGYVHWLRGQFPDLRLDIKRTIAEGDLVVTHSNLHLKPGDRGMAVADFWRVADGRIVEHWDVIQEVPEKSANDNTMF, from the coding sequence ATGTCCGCAGCCGACAACAAGGCACTTGTCCTCGCCTTCTACGAGCAGGCGTTCAACGACTACCAGCCGGAGCAGGCCGCTGCCGCCCACCTCGGTGAGAGTTACACCCAGCACAACCCGGAGGCGCAGGACGGCCCCGACGCCTTCGTCGGCTACGTCCACTGGCTGCGCGGGCAGTTCCCCGACCTGCGCCTGGACATCAAGCGCACGATCGCCGAAGGGGACCTCGTGGTCACCCACAGCAACCTGCACCTGAAGCCCGGTGACCGCGGCATGGCCGTCGCCGACTTCTGGCGCGTCGCCGACGGCAGGATCGTCGAGCACTGGGACGTGATCCAGGAAGTGCCCGAGAAGAGCGCCAACGACAACACCATGTTCTGA